The DNA region TTATGAGGATTGTAAACAGGCAATACTTATAAATCCAAATAAAAAATTTTGCAAATATCCTTTTAAGTATTTATCTGCAGCGGGAATTGCATTTAAATTTTGTGAAGCAATTTCTATGTACTATAAAATAAAAGGTGTATATAAATATATAGATTTAGCTATGCTTGGCACTATTTCTAGTAAATTTCCTATAAAAGAAGAAAATAGAACCATAGTTGACGTGGGTTTAGAACATCTTGCTGCTACTAATAATTATGGAATAAAAGCACTTATAAAAATTAATAGGTTTAAGGAATTTAATGAGGGTATGGCAGTAAAATTGGTTGAGTCAGTTATTTCGACAAAAAGTGTAGTGGGAAGAATTGACAATGCTAGAATTGCAGTAGAACTCTTTACTACTCATGATAGCTATAGAGCATTGCAGATTGCCAAGTACTTAAATAAAGAGGTCTTAAAAAAATAAGTAATATAGGTCTATTTGATTTATGAATGTTGCCTGAACTTATATGTTTAATATGTAGTATTATATATCTAGATAATAATTTTTAAAATTCAGTGGAAGTTAAAAAAATTTCATTTGGGTATAAAGCTTTTTGTATATTGATTTAGGAGGAATAAAAATGAATTTAGAAAGTAAAATTAGGATTATTGAGGATTTCCCCAAAAAAGGTATAAGTTTTAAGGATATAACAACTTTACTTGAAGATAAAGCAGCCTTTAAATATACAATAGACTCCTTTTCTGAGTTATTAAAGGATAAAGATATAGACATAGTTGTAGGACCGGAAGCAAGGGGGTTTATGTTTGGGACTCCACTGGCTTATGCACTGGGAGCTGGCTTTGTACCAGCAAGAAAAAAAGGAAAATTACCTTGTGATACTTTAAGTATTGAATATGGTCTTGAATATGGAAAAGATGTTATTGAAATACATAAGGATGCTATTAAGCCAGGGCAAAAAGTTGCAATAATAGATGATTTACTTGCTACTGGTGGTACTATAGAGGCAGTAACGAAACTTGTTGAAGAAATGGGTGGAGAAGTTGTTTCTATAAATTTTCTCATAGAGCTTACTGGACTTAACGGAAGAGAAAAGTTAGAAAAATATGATATCAATTCATTGGTTACCTATGAGTTTTAGTTTTGACAAATTAAGGCATATGAAAATAAATAATAGATCAAAGATGTGACGTATATTTTAAATTAAACAAGGAAACAAGTTCTGATGATAGTGGGCTATCAGAGGGTTCTGTTGACGCAGTAGAATTTAAAATATACTAGCATACTGGCCTATTTATTTTTTGAATATGCCTTAGCTATTGTAACATAATTTTAAATTGCAAAAAAAGACATTATAATATATAATATTAGTAAAAATAATTGGGCTGGTTGTTAAACCAGCCTTTGATTTTAGGGAGAGAAAGCTGAATGCTGAGCAAGTTAATGGAAACAATAGATAAATACTGTTATAATGTTGATAAAGATTTTATTAATAAAGCCTATAATTTTGCTGTGGATGCCCATAAAAAACAAAAAAGGGAATCTGGAGAACCTTACATCATACATCCTGAGGAAGTTGCCCGCATTTTAGCTGAAATGGGTATGGATCAAAATACTATAGCAGCTGGTCTTTTGCATGATGTTATAGAGGATACAGAATATACCTATGAAGATGTCACAAGAGAATTTAATTCTGAAGTGGCAAATTTAGTTGAGGGTGTAACAAAGCTTGGAAAAATAAGCTATAAAACTAAAGAAGAACAACAGGCTGATAATGTAAGAAAAATGCTGCTTGCAATGGCAAAGGACATAAGGGTTATATTGATAAAATTATCCGATAGATTACACAACATGAGAACATTACGTTATATGTCAGTTCAAAAGCAAAAGGAAAAAGCTAAAGAAACCTTAGACATATTTGCTCCCCTTGCTCACAGACTTGGTATTTCAAAAATAAAATGGGAATTAGAGGATTTAGCTTTTAGATATATAAAACCAAATGAGTATTATGAACTGGTGGATGATATAGCAGAAAAAAGAGTAGAGAGAGAAGAATATATTAAAGGAATAATTGCTGAACTCCATAAAAATTTGGAAGATGCTAATATAATAGCTGATATAGATGGAAGACCTAAACATTTTTATAGTATATATAGAAAAATGGTAAATAAGAATAAAACTTTAGATCAGATATTTGATTTAACGGCTATAAGAATTTTAGTTAAAGATATAAGGGAATGTTATACAGTTCTTGGAATTGTTCACACAATGTATAAGCCTATACCGGGAAGATTTAAAGATTATATTGCCATGCCAAAGCCTAATATGTATCAATCGCTGCATTCAACAGTTATAGGACCACAGGGAAAGTCCTTTGAAATACAAATAAGAACTCATGAAATGCATAAAACGGCAGAATATGGTATTGCAGCTCACTGGAAATATAAGGAGGGAATGACGGAAGGAATAACGGAAGATCCCGATGGAAAAATTTCAGAACCTGTAAAAGCAGATTTTGATACTAAGCTTACATGGGTAAGGGAAATGCTGGATTGGCAAAAGGAAACTACAAATCCAGAGGAATTTATGGAAAATTTCAAAATCGATTTATTCGAAGATGAGGCTTTTGTGTTTACACCTAAGGGTAAGGTAATCAACCTTCCTTCTGAAGCTACACCTGTAGATTTTGCTTACAAAATACATACAGATATAGGAAACAGATGTATAGGTGCTAAGGTAAATGGGAGAATAGTACCATTAGATTACAAACTGAAAACAGGTGAAATAGTAGAAGTTTTAACTTCAGGAATAACAAAAGGTCCTAATATACAATGGCTTAATAACGTTAAAAGTAATCAGGCAAAAATTAAGATAAAAGCTTGGTTTAAGAAGGCTAAAAGGGAAGAAAACATAAATAGAGGGAAAGAAATACTAGAGAAGGAAGCAAAAAAACAAGGCTATAATTTTGCTGAATTTATAAAGGAAATTGGCTTAGAACAAATTTTAAAGAAGAACAATGTTAATAGTATAGAGGATCTTTATGTCTCTGTGGCTATTGGAACCACATCGCCATCATTGCTGGTATCAAAACTTAAGGAAAACATGCAGGGAAAAAGCCCCTCTGCTGCTGATGAATCAGCTTTAAAGGATATAAAAGAACACATAAATAAAGAAGTCAAGAAAGAGAAGGCAAGAAAGAGTTATAATCCTGGAGTTACAGTAAAAGGGGAAACTGATATACTTGTTAGATTTTCTAAATGTTGCAATCCTGTACCAGGAGACGATATAATTGGATATATAACCAAAGGGAGAGGAGTATCTATCCATAGAAAAGATTGTGAAAACGCCAATAATTTGATAAGACAGGATGGAAGCAGAATAGTAGAAGTGGCTTGGGGTAATGGAAATGAGGCTTATGTTGCGGAAATTCAGATAAAGGCAGATGATAGACCAAGACTTTTGACAGATATAATGGAAATATTAAATTCTATGGATACAAGTATTCAATCTATGAGTGCAAAAGCAGTAAAAGGTGACATAGCCTTTATTACTTTTAAAATTAAAATAGTTGATATAAGCCATTTAGATATACTTATGAGAAACATAAAAAAGCTAAGAGGTGTTATGGAAGTATATAGAACAAAAAATTAGGAGGTAATTATGAAAATTAATATTATACCAGCAGGTATTTATGATGCCAATTGTTATATTCTAATTGATGAAGATACAAATGAAGCAGCAGTAATTGATCCCGGTGGCGATGCACAGATTCTTATAAATAATATAAAGGCTTCACAGGCTAAGGTTAAAATGATTTTATTGACTCACGGCCATGCAGATCATACAGGAGCGGTAAGTGAACTTAGAAATGAATTTGGGTGCAGTGTTTATATAAATGAAAAGGATGCAGAATTAATAGATAAAAATATTCCTATTTATGGCAACCAAGATGAAAATGGAGATAAATTCATTAGTGAAGGTGATTTGCTTAAATTCGGAAATTGTGAAATTAAATGTGTGGAAACTCCAGGACACACACCAGGAGGAATGTGTTTTTTCATAGACAATTTAGTTTTTACTGGTGATACGCTTTTTAACAGATCCATTGGAAGAACAGATTTTCAAGGTGGAGATTATAATACAATAATAAATAGTATAAAGAATAAATTAATGATATTGCCTGATGCTACAGTAGTTTATCCTGGACATGGACCGGAATCAAGTATAGGTTTTGAAAAAAAAAATAATCCCTTTTTATAAGGTCGAATACCAGTGGAGAAAATATGACTAAAATAAAGATCTCTAATGAAAAATTTAAATATGAAATATATAATATATTTCATTTGTTTTATGATGAAATAAAATTTGTAAATGATGATGAATATGATTACCAAGTTATAATTAAAGAGAATAATCTGCAAATTTTATATAATAATACATGTGAAAACTACATTTTTGAAGAAAAGCTCACAGAAAAAGAAAATGTGAAAAAAATTTTGTACAAATATGTAAATAAAATTACAAATGTGGAAATTCCCTGGGGAACCCTTGTGGGTATTAGACCCACTAAAATAGCATTAAAGCTTATGAAAGATGGGAAAAAACAGGAGGAAATAAGGGAGTACTTTAAAGAGCATAGTTTAACGAGAGCAGATAAAGCAGAGCTCTGCATAGATGTAGCAACGGCTGAAGAGTCTATTGTGAATAAGGACACTAATTCTATAAGTGTATATATAGGTATGCCCTTTTGCCCTACAAGATGCCTTTATTGCAGCTTTATATCGGATACTATACAAAACTGTAAGGATGTAATAGAGTCTTATTTAAAGGCAATGTATTATGAAATAGAAAACATATCTACTTATATTAAGAAAAAGGGTCTTTCCATAGAATGTGTATATTTCGGAGGCGGTACTCCCACGTCTATAGGCAATGAACAATTTGAAGAAACTATGGCTAAGATATATAATAGTTTTATAAAGGATAATAATGTAAAGGAATTTACAGTGGAATGCGGAAGACCTGATAGTATTACAGTAGAAAAGCTTAACACATTAAAAAAATATGGAGTTCATAGAATAAGTATAAACCCTCAAACTATGAATGATACTACCCTTAGGCTTATAGGCAGAGGACATAACTCTAAGGATGTAATAGATAAATTTAGGCTTGCCAGAGGCATAGGTTTTGATAACATAAATGTGGATATAATTGTAGGCCTTCCAGGAGAAGGCTTAAAAGAAATTGAATATACTTGCAGTAAAATTTTACAGTTAAGTCCGGATAGCTTAACTGTTCATGGTATGTCCTTAAAAAGAGGATCAAAGCTGCATCAAAATATATTGAATAACATTTATATGAAGGTAGCTATGCAAGATGAGCTTAACAAAATGTATGATGAAACAGTAAAGCTTTCTAAGGCTTTAAAGCTTAAACCCTACTATATGTATAGACAAAAAAACATGGTGGGAAACATGGAGAATGTAGGCTATTCAAGCTTAGGCAAGGAATGCATATATAATATAGAAATGATTGAAGAAAGGCAGACTATTATAGCCATAGGAGCTAATGCAGTTTCTAAAATTATATTTTTAGAGGAAAACAGATTGGAAAGATTCCCTAATGTTAAAGATGTAAGGGAATATACTAAAAGGATAGAAGAAAAAGTTAAAAGTAAAATAAAATTTCTAAATGAATTATACTGATTAGGAGGATGCAAAATGGCAATTCAAGCACCAAAGGGTACAAAAGATATGCTGCCACAAAATGCCTATAAATGGTACTACATAGAGGATAAATTAAGACATATTGCAGCAACTTATGCCTGTAGAGAAATAAGAACCCCTGCTTTTGAGAGTACTGAATTATTTGAGAGAGGTGTAGGTGATACTACAGATGTAGTTCAAAAGGAAATGTATACCTTTGAAGATAAGGGGGGGAGAAGTGTAACTCTTAAACCGGAAGGAACGTCACCAGCAGTAAGAGCTTTTGTGGAAAATTCACTTTTTAATGAAGCTCAGCCAACTAAACTGTATTATTTTACACCTGTTTTCAGATATGAAAATGTTCAAAAGGGAAGACTAAGAGAGCACCATCAGTTTGGTATAGAAATTTTTGGATCAAAGGAAGCTTCTTTGGATGCAGAAATTATAAGTCTTGCCATGAGAGCTTTTAGAGAATTTGGAATAAGGGGTCTTAAATTAAACATAAACAATAT from Clostridium pasteurianum BC1 includes:
- a CDS encoding MBL fold metallo-hydrolase; this encodes MKINIIPAGIYDANCYILIDEDTNEAAVIDPGGDAQILINNIKASQAKVKMILLTHGHADHTGAVSELRNEFGCSVYINEKDAELIDKNIPIYGNQDENGDKFISEGDLLKFGNCEIKCVETPGHTPGGMCFFIDNLVFTGDTLFNRSIGRTDFQGGDYNTIINSIKNKLMILPDATVVYPGHGPESSIGFEKKNNPFL
- a CDS encoding RelA/SpoT family protein encodes the protein MLSKLMETIDKYCYNVDKDFINKAYNFAVDAHKKQKRESGEPYIIHPEEVARILAEMGMDQNTIAAGLLHDVIEDTEYTYEDVTREFNSEVANLVEGVTKLGKISYKTKEEQQADNVRKMLLAMAKDIRVILIKLSDRLHNMRTLRYMSVQKQKEKAKETLDIFAPLAHRLGISKIKWELEDLAFRYIKPNEYYELVDDIAEKRVEREEYIKGIIAELHKNLEDANIIADIDGRPKHFYSIYRKMVNKNKTLDQIFDLTAIRILVKDIRECYTVLGIVHTMYKPIPGRFKDYIAMPKPNMYQSLHSTVIGPQGKSFEIQIRTHEMHKTAEYGIAAHWKYKEGMTEGITEDPDGKISEPVKADFDTKLTWVREMLDWQKETTNPEEFMENFKIDLFEDEAFVFTPKGKVINLPSEATPVDFAYKIHTDIGNRCIGAKVNGRIVPLDYKLKTGEIVEVLTSGITKGPNIQWLNNVKSNQAKIKIKAWFKKAKREENINRGKEILEKEAKKQGYNFAEFIKEIGLEQILKKNNVNSIEDLYVSVAIGTTSPSLLVSKLKENMQGKSPSAADESALKDIKEHINKEVKKEKARKSYNPGVTVKGETDILVRFSKCCNPVPGDDIIGYITKGRGVSIHRKDCENANNLIRQDGSRIVEVAWGNGNEAYVAEIQIKADDRPRLLTDIMEILNSMDTSIQSMSAKAVKGDIAFITFKIKIVDISHLDILMRNIKKLRGVMEVYRTKN
- a CDS encoding adenine phosphoribosyltransferase; translation: MNLESKIRIIEDFPKKGISFKDITTLLEDKAAFKYTIDSFSELLKDKDIDIVVGPEARGFMFGTPLAYALGAGFVPARKKGKLPCDTLSIEYGLEYGKDVIEIHKDAIKPGQKVAIIDDLLATGGTIEAVTKLVEEMGGEVVSINFLIELTGLNGREKLEKYDINSLVTYEF
- a CDS encoding DHH family phosphoesterase; translated protein: MEIIEENVHYLKQLKFHNPFFMDGMQKAIDKVVKAVNNREKIIIYGYSDVDSIYGISILFLLLKYLNADVEYFIPDDMDEEYRISSESLKDYIRYLGADLLITVGCGSNSKKEIILAKQLGMEVIITDYHEIYEDCKQAILINPNKKFCKYPFKYLSAAGIAFKFCEAISMYYKIKGVYKYIDLAMLGTISSKFPIKEENRTIVDVGLEHLAATNNYGIKALIKINRFKEFNEGMAVKLVESVISTKSVVGRIDNARIAVELFTTHDSYRALQIAKYLNKEVLKK
- a CDS encoding coproporphyrinogen III oxidase, encoding MTKIKISNEKFKYEIYNIFHLFYDEIKFVNDDEYDYQVIIKENNLQILYNNTCENYIFEEKLTEKENVKKILYKYVNKITNVEIPWGTLVGIRPTKIALKLMKDGKKQEEIREYFKEHSLTRADKAELCIDVATAEESIVNKDTNSISVYIGMPFCPTRCLYCSFISDTIQNCKDVIESYLKAMYYEIENISTYIKKKGLSIECVYFGGGTPTSIGNEQFEETMAKIYNSFIKDNNVKEFTVECGRPDSITVEKLNTLKKYGVHRISINPQTMNDTTLRLIGRGHNSKDVIDKFRLARGIGFDNINVDIIVGLPGEGLKEIEYTCSKILQLSPDSLTVHGMSLKRGSKLHQNILNNIYMKVAMQDELNKMYDETVKLSKALKLKPYYMYRQKNMVGNMENVGYSSLGKECIYNIEMIEERQTIIAIGANAVSKIIFLEENRLERFPNVKDVREYTKRIEEKVKSKIKFLNELY